Proteins encoded within one genomic window of Raineyella fluvialis:
- a CDS encoding EamA/RhaT family transporter gives MGQNTTLAITLVVFGSFCYALSASFQHRAIKRKVRRNEEKAPLGFRAFLSTIRSRRWLAGAGLLGVSALLQVIALSMAPVSVVQPVGLLAFPWSILIQARLHRQRIRRRVGLAVLLTVGATAAFTVLSALHAVPQSDLNGVRVAVGAAVVYLLTLAFGLLGARGPKHWRCLLWSSGGAMLYGLEAALVKSLIDFIRHTQWWHSPLLIGILAALVIGSSTAGWMIQQGFATGPSEIVVGSTTITSPVIAVTYGIAVLGEGRLLDNLTGGLMALFAALAVAGVVVLTRLDKSWDERPLLH, from the coding sequence GTGGGCCAGAACACCACCCTCGCGATCACGCTGGTCGTCTTCGGTTCGTTCTGCTACGCCCTGTCGGCCTCGTTCCAGCACCGGGCGATCAAGCGTAAGGTCCGGCGCAACGAGGAGAAGGCGCCCCTCGGCTTCCGAGCCTTCCTCAGCACGATCCGCTCGCGGCGCTGGCTCGCGGGGGCAGGCCTCCTCGGGGTCTCCGCCCTCCTGCAGGTGATCGCCCTCTCGATGGCTCCGGTGAGCGTCGTCCAGCCCGTCGGGCTGCTCGCGTTCCCGTGGTCGATCCTCATCCAGGCGCGGCTGCACCGGCAACGGATCCGTCGCCGGGTCGGGCTGGCGGTGCTCCTCACCGTGGGCGCCACGGCCGCGTTCACGGTGCTCAGCGCCCTGCACGCCGTCCCCCAGTCGGACCTCAACGGGGTGCGGGTGGCGGTCGGTGCGGCGGTGGTCTACCTGCTCACGCTGGCCTTCGGCCTGCTCGGCGCCCGAGGTCCGAAGCACTGGCGGTGTCTGCTCTGGTCCTCCGGCGGCGCAATGCTGTACGGGCTCGAGGCGGCCCTGGTGAAGTCGCTGATCGACTTCATCCGCCACACGCAGTGGTGGCACTCACCCCTGCTGATCGGGATCCTGGCGGCGCTGGTGATCGGCAGTTCGACGGCGGGCTGGATGATCCAGCAGGGCTTCGCCACCGGACCGAGCGAGATCGTGGTCGGGTCGACGACCATCACCAGCCCGGTGATCGCCGTGACGTACGGCATCGCCGTCCTCGGTGAGGGCCGGCTGCTGGACAACCTCACCGGTGGCCTGATGGCGCTCTTCGCGGCCCTGGCGGTCGCCGGCGTGGTGGTGCTGACCCGGCTCGACAAGTCCTGGGACGAACGCCCCCTGCTGCACTGA
- a CDS encoding glycosyltransferase family 2 protein: MTAEHRPTLTIAIPCYNSADYMDHCVESMLVGAKDLEIIIVDDGSTKDDTAAKADEWARRHPDTIKVVHQPNKGHGGAVNAGLAAATGHYFRVVDSDDWLDKDALGLLLTKLRGFIASDNPADLIVTNYVYEHVATGNRRVIRYRGPLPTNKQITWDRTRLFGRGQNILMHAATYRTQVLRDSGLKLPEHTFYVDNIFVYVPLPLVKTLYYLPVDLYHYFIGRDDQSVNEPIMVGRLDQQMRITAVMVEAHKLPDDIPNPKLARYMENYLALIVAASSIFSVIKGGDGLVMRRAMWEHIDSVDPNLRARLGRHSVVLGTNLAGPFGRRLSLFGYRLAQRLYHFN; encoded by the coding sequence ATGACCGCCGAGCATCGTCCGACGCTCACCATCGCGATCCCCTGCTACAACTCCGCCGACTACATGGACCACTGCGTCGAGTCCATGCTGGTCGGTGCGAAGGACCTGGAGATCATCATCGTCGACGACGGGTCGACGAAGGACGACACCGCGGCCAAGGCCGACGAGTGGGCCCGGCGCCACCCCGACACCATCAAGGTCGTCCACCAGCCCAACAAGGGCCATGGCGGTGCGGTCAACGCCGGCCTCGCGGCGGCCACCGGGCACTACTTCCGGGTCGTCGACTCCGACGACTGGCTCGACAAGGACGCGCTGGGGCTGCTGCTCACCAAGCTCCGCGGCTTCATCGCCTCGGACAACCCGGCGGACCTCATCGTCACCAACTACGTCTACGAGCACGTCGCCACCGGTAACCGCCGGGTGATCCGCTACCGCGGGCCGTTGCCGACGAACAAGCAGATCACCTGGGACCGCACCCGCCTCTTCGGGCGCGGGCAGAACATCCTCATGCACGCCGCGACGTACCGTACGCAGGTCCTGCGTGACAGCGGGCTGAAGCTTCCCGAGCACACCTTCTACGTCGACAACATCTTCGTCTACGTGCCGCTGCCGCTGGTGAAGACGCTGTACTACCTTCCGGTCGATCTCTACCACTACTTCATCGGCCGCGACGACCAGTCGGTCAACGAGCCGATCATGGTCGGCCGGCTCGACCAGCAGATGCGGATCACCGCGGTGATGGTGGAGGCGCACAAGCTTCCCGACGACATCCCGAACCCGAAGCTGGCCCGGTACATGGAGAACTACCTGGCCCTGATCGTGGCGGCGTCGTCGATCTTCTCGGTGATCAAGGGGGGCGACGGGCTGGTCATGCGCCGGGCGATGTGGGAGCACATCGACTCCGTCGACCCGAACCTCCGCGCCCGTCTCGGGCGGCACTCCGTGGTCCTCGGCACCAACCTCGCGGGACCCTTTGGGCGACGGCTGTCGCTCTTCGGCTATCGCCTGGCGCAGCGGCTGTACCACTTCAACTGA